The Prunus persica cultivar Lovell chromosome G8, Prunus_persica_NCBIv2, whole genome shotgun sequence genome includes a region encoding these proteins:
- the LOC18768691 gene encoding histone H2AX, whose product MSSTAAATTKSGRGNVRGTKSVSRSQKAGLQFPVGRVARFLKAGRYAQRVGSGSPVYLSAVLEYLAAEVLELAGNAARDNKKNRITPRHIQLAVRNDEEFTRLLGSVTIANGGVLPNIHHNLLPKKGGKAKGEIGSASQEF is encoded by the exons ATGAGCTCCACAGCAGCAGCCACCACCAAATCAGGCAGAGGCAACGTCAGAGGCACCAAGTCGGTCTCAAGATCCCAGAAGGCCGGTCTGCAATTCCCGGTCGGTCGCGTCGCCCGGTTCCTCAAGGCCGGTCGGTACGCTCAACGAGTCGGCAGTGGCTCCCCGGTCTACCTCTCTGCTGTCCTCGAATACCTAGCTGCTGAG GTTCTGGAGTTGGCAGGGAATGCTGCGAGggacaacaagaagaacagAATCACTCCGAGACACATTCAGCTTGCAGTGAGAAATGATGAGGAGTTTACGAGGCTTTTGGGGTCTGTGACGATAGCTAATGGAGGTGTTCTGCCTAATATTCATCACAATCTGCTTCCAAAGAAGGGTGGCAAAGCAAAGGGCGAGATTGGTTCTGCTTCCCAGGAGTTCTAG
- the LOC18767342 gene encoding uncharacterized protein LOC18767342 isoform X2 codes for MTFGEQNTFSESFGLLDQAFQVGVNFFDSAEMYPVVQRAQTQGRSEEYLGRWIRERRVPRNSVVLATKVTGPSGQMTWIRDGPKCLNAKNITEAIDGSLRRLQTDYIDLYQIHWPDRYVPMFGEIEYDPTRQFCSIPIDEQLDALGRAVDSGKIRYVGLSNETPYGVMKFVQVAERGTRHPKIVSVQNSYSLLCRTFDSGLAECCHHERISLLAYSPLAMGILSGKYFLPDGGPADARLNLFRGKYSEGESRYNLSDHIIRAAAMEYIDIAGKYSVHPVSLAIAFVLSHPLVASVVFGATKSWQLQEVLDGCKVELTPEVITEINKIHERFPNPCP; via the exons ATGACTTTCGGCGAGCAAAACACGTTTTCGGAGTCGTTTGGCCTCCTCGACCAAGCTTTCCAGGTCGGCGTCAATTTCTTTGACTCTGCAGAAATGTATCCAGTGGTTCAGCGAGCCCAGACTCAAGGGAGGAGCGAGGAGTACCTTGGCCGTTGGATTAGAGAGCGCAGAGTTCCTCGAAACAGCGTCGTTTTGGCCACCAAG GTTACGGGACCGTCTGGGCAGATGACTTGGATACGAGATGGCCCCAAGTGTTTGAATGCTAAGAATATCACCGAGGCCATTGACGGCAG CTTAAGGCGATTGCAGACAGATTACATTGATCTTTATCAGATTCATTGGCCTGATCG CTATGTTCCCATGTTCGGAGAAATTGAGTATGATCCAACCCGACAGTTTTGTTCGATTCCTATAGACGAACAACTTGATGCTCTTGGAAGAGCTGTTGATTCTGGTAAG atTAGATATGTTGGTCTCAGTAACGAAACACCGTATGGGGTGATGAAGTTTGTTCAGGTAGCTGAAAGGGGTACTCGCCATCCAAAGATTGTCTCTGTGCAG AACTCATACAGCTTGCTCTGTCGAACTTTTGATTCTGGGTTGGCTGAATGCTGTCATCATGAGAG GATCAGTTTATTAGCCTACAGCCCCCTTGCAATGGGTATACTCTCTGGGAAGTATTTTTTGCCTGATGGGGGTCCTGCAGATGCCCGGTTGAATCTTTTTAGAG GTAAATATTCGGAAGGGGAATCCAGATACAACCTGTCTGATCACATCATAAGAGCAGCGGCCATG GAATACATTGACATTGCAGGGAAGTACAGTGTTCACCCAGTATCTCTTGCAATAG CTTTTGTTTTGAGCCACCCCCTTGTTGCGAGTGTTGTGTTTGGAGCAACCAAGTCATGGCAACTGCAGGAGGTTCTAGATGGATGCAAGGTCGAGCTGACACCTGAAGTAATTACAGAAATCAACAAGATTCATGAAAGGTTTCCTAATCCATGTCCCTGA
- the LOC18767342 gene encoding uncharacterized protein LOC18767342 isoform X1, producing the protein MAVPLFNLAPNLTVSKLCFGTMTFGEQNTFSESFGLLDQAFQVGVNFFDSAEMYPVVQRAQTQGRSEEYLGRWIRERRVPRNSVVLATKVTGPSGQMTWIRDGPKCLNAKNITEAIDGSLRRLQTDYIDLYQIHWPDRYVPMFGEIEYDPTRQFCSIPIDEQLDALGRAVDSGKIRYVGLSNETPYGVMKFVQVAERGTRHPKIVSVQNSYSLLCRTFDSGLAECCHHERISLLAYSPLAMGILSGKYFLPDGGPADARLNLFRGKYSEGESRYNLSDHIIRAAAMEYIDIAGKYSVHPVSLAIAFVLSHPLVASVVFGATKSWQLQEVLDGCKVELTPEVITEINKIHERFPNPCP; encoded by the exons ATGGCGGTGCCTCTCTTCAACCTCGCCCCCAATCTTACAGTTTCAAAGCTGTGCTTTG GGACGATGACTTTCGGCGAGCAAAACACGTTTTCGGAGTCGTTTGGCCTCCTCGACCAAGCTTTCCAGGTCGGCGTCAATTTCTTTGACTCTGCAGAAATGTATCCAGTGGTTCAGCGAGCCCAGACTCAAGGGAGGAGCGAGGAGTACCTTGGCCGTTGGATTAGAGAGCGCAGAGTTCCTCGAAACAGCGTCGTTTTGGCCACCAAG GTTACGGGACCGTCTGGGCAGATGACTTGGATACGAGATGGCCCCAAGTGTTTGAATGCTAAGAATATCACCGAGGCCATTGACGGCAG CTTAAGGCGATTGCAGACAGATTACATTGATCTTTATCAGATTCATTGGCCTGATCG CTATGTTCCCATGTTCGGAGAAATTGAGTATGATCCAACCCGACAGTTTTGTTCGATTCCTATAGACGAACAACTTGATGCTCTTGGAAGAGCTGTTGATTCTGGTAAG atTAGATATGTTGGTCTCAGTAACGAAACACCGTATGGGGTGATGAAGTTTGTTCAGGTAGCTGAAAGGGGTACTCGCCATCCAAAGATTGTCTCTGTGCAG AACTCATACAGCTTGCTCTGTCGAACTTTTGATTCTGGGTTGGCTGAATGCTGTCATCATGAGAG GATCAGTTTATTAGCCTACAGCCCCCTTGCAATGGGTATACTCTCTGGGAAGTATTTTTTGCCTGATGGGGGTCCTGCAGATGCCCGGTTGAATCTTTTTAGAG GTAAATATTCGGAAGGGGAATCCAGATACAACCTGTCTGATCACATCATAAGAGCAGCGGCCATG GAATACATTGACATTGCAGGGAAGTACAGTGTTCACCCAGTATCTCTTGCAATAG CTTTTGTTTTGAGCCACCCCCTTGTTGCGAGTGTTGTGTTTGGAGCAACCAAGTCATGGCAACTGCAGGAGGTTCTAGATGGATGCAAGGTCGAGCTGACACCTGAAGTAATTACAGAAATCAACAAGATTCATGAAAGGTTTCCTAATCCATGTCCCTGA
- the LOC18767320 gene encoding histone H2AX, protein MSSPTSKGGRGKPKASKSVSRSHKAGLQFPVGRIARFLKSGKYAERVGAGAPVYLSAVLEYLAAEVLELAGNAARDNKKNRIVPRHIQLAVRNDEELSKLLGTVTIANGGVLPNIHQTLLPKKIGRGKGDIGSASQEF, encoded by the exons ATGAGTTCGCCGACTTCCAAGGGAGGCAGAGGCAAGCCTAAAGCTTCCAAATCCGTGTCCAGGTCTCACAAGGCTGGCCTCCAATTTCCAGTTGGCCGTATCGCTCGATTCCTCAAGTCCGGCAAGTACGCCGAGCGAGTCGGTGCTGGCGCTCCGGTATATCTCTCTGCCGTTCTCGAGTATCTCGCTGCTGAG GTACTTGAGCTTGCTGGCAATGCAGCCAGAGACAACAAGAAGAATCGAATTGTTCCAAGGCATATTCAGCTGGCTGTGCGTAACGACGAGGAGTTGAGCAAGCTTTTGGGGACTGTTACTATTGCTAATGGCGGTGTTTTGCCAAACATTCATCAGACTCTGTTGCCGAAGAAGATTGGTAGAGGGAAAGGAGACATTGGATCTGCCTCTCAAGAATTTTAG
- the LOC18767726 gene encoding SOSS complex subunit B homolog: NACRLKSRIYPPLPFLQHNSTHESKALVRNKAKIHTERWWHSKTVPAAQNNIDTRFILLDKASMNTSSSQGQNKTCLALVADETAAVHFQLWGEECDAFEPGDIIHLSNGIFSYSRNSLLLRAGKRGKIEKVGEFTMAYVETPNMSEIRWVPDPNSSHKYIQEAVISPHSRIFPPKY; encoded by the exons AACGCATGTCGTTTAAAGTCGCGGATTTATCCTCCGCTTCCCTTCTTGCAACACAACTCAACTCATGAATCGAAAGCATTAGTGAG AAACAAAGCAAAGATACATACAGAGAGATGGTGGCACTCAAAGACAGTGCCAGCAGCACAGAACAACATAGACACAAGGTTCATACTTTTGGACAAAGCCTCTATGAACACATCCTCATCACAAGGCCAAAACAAGACATGCCTGGCACTCGTGGCCGACGAGACGGCGGCGGTCCACTTTCAGCTGTGGGGGGAGGAGTGCGATGCATTCGAGCCCGGTGACATCATACACTTGAGCAATGGGATCTTCTCTTACAGCAGGAACAGTCTTCTGCTGAGGGCGGGCAAGAGAGGCAAAATAGAAAAGGTTGGAGAGTTCACCATGGCATATGTGGAGACACCAAACATGAGTGAGATTCGTTGGGTTCCTGACCCCAACAGCTCTCACAAGTACATACAGGAGGCTGTAATTTCTCCACATTCACGTATATTTCCACCCAAATactaa
- the LOC18768604 gene encoding serine/threonine-protein phosphatase BSL1 — translation MGSKPWLYPAPTYRTLETYWDTDDDGPGPRCGHTLTAVAATKTHGPRLILFGGATAIEGGAASSAPGIRLAGVTNSVHSYDVLTRKWTRMRPAGEPPSPRAAHAAAAVGTMVVFQGGIGPAGHSTDDLYVLDLTNDKFKWHRVVVQGQGPGPRYGHVMDLVAQRYLVTVSGNDGKRVLSDAWALDTAQKPYAWARLNPEGDRPSARMYATASARSDGMFLLCGGRDISGAPLADAYGLLMHRNGQWEWTLAPGVSPSPRYQHAAVFVGARLHVTGGALRGGRGIEGEGAIAVLDTAAGVWLDRNGLVTSSRTGKGQNDYDPPLELMRRCRHAAASLGVRIYIYGGLKGDILLDDFLVAENSSFQSEIGSPVLTSERSPTVTSPRPFHANTSTFGTSPSSDGEPESPPSRGLSMDKNSMEKLREASAAEAEAASAVWQAVQATSATPAEETSVSDDNSHVAETLSDGSDTEADVRLHHRAVVVAKEAVGNLGGMVRQLSLDQFENESRRMIPMNNDLSHPNKKFTRQKSPQGLHKKIISTLLRPRNWKAPVNRKFFLDSYEVGELCYAAEQIFMQEPTVLQLKAPVKVFGDLHGQFGDLMRLFDEYGFPSAAGDITYIDYLFLGDYVDRGQHSLETITLLLALKIEYPDNVHLIRGNHEAADINALFGFRIECIERMGENDGIWAWTRFNQLFNYLPLAALIEKKIICMHGGIGRSITSVEQIEKLERPITMDAGSIILMDLLWSDPTENDSVEGLRPNARGPGLVTFGPDRVTDFCKRNKLQLIIRAHECVMDGFERFAQGQLITLFSATNYCGTANNAGAILVVGRGLVVVPKLIHPLPPPLQSPETSPERVIEDTWMQELNIQRPPTPTRGRPQPDLDRNSLAYI, via the exons ATGGGTTCGAAGCCATGGCTGTACCCGGCTCCGACCTATCGTACTCTCGAGACCTATTGGGATACCGACGATGACGGCCCTGGTCCACGCTGCGGCCACACCCTCACCGCCGTCGCTGCCACCAAGACCCATGGCCCACGCCTCATACTATTCGGTGGTGCCACCGCCATTGAAGGCGGCGCCGCCTCCTCCGCCCCTGGCATCA GGTTAGCGGGGGTGACCAATTCGGTTCATTCCTATGATGTTCTTACCAGGAAGTGGACTAG AATGAGACCTGCAGGTGAGCCACCGTCTCCCAGGGCAGCTCACGCGGCAGCTGCGGTGGGCACTATGGTTGTTTTTCAG GGTGGCATAGGTCCTGCTGGGCATTCTACAGACGATCTCTATGTGCTTGATTTAACCAACGATAAGTTTAAATGGCACAG AGTGGTTGTACAAGGACAAGGACCTGGGCCTCGGTATGGCCATGTAATGGACTTAGTTGCTCAAAGATATCTTGTTACTGTCAGTGGAAACGATG gaaaaagagttcTTTCTGATGCATGGGCTCTGGATACTGCCCAGAAACCTTATGCATGGGCAAGGCTGAACCCAGAAGGTGACAGGCCTTCTGCTAGAAT GTATGCAACAGCCAGTGCCCGCTCAGATGGCATGTTTTTGCTTTGTGGTGGAAGAGATATTTCTGGAGCG CCACTAGCAGATGCTTATGGACTGCTCATGCATAGGAATGGTCAGTGGGAGTGGACCCTTGCACCTGGAGTGTCCCCTTCACCAAGGTATCAACATGCTGCG GTTTTTGTTGGTGCAAGATTACATGTCACAGGTGGTGCTCTTAGGGGAGGACGTGGTATAGAAGGTGAAGGAGCTATTGCAG TATTGGACACTGCTGCCGGAGTTTGGCTAGACAGAAATGGGCTTGTGACTTCCTCACGGACAGGAAAGGGACAGAATGACTATGATCCTCCTTTGGAGCTTATGCGTCGTTGTCGCCACGCTGCTGCATCTCTTGGTGTtcgtatatatatttatggaGGTCTTAAGGGAG ACATCCTGCTAGATGACTTCCTGGTTGCAGAAAATTCATCATTTCAATCTGAAATTGGTTCGCCTGTTTTAACATCTGAGAGATCGCCAACTGTAACAAGTCCCAGACCGTTTCACGCAAACACAAGTACTTTTGGAACATCACCATCTTCGGATGGCGAACCTGAGAGCCCCCCATCCAGAGGTTTGAG CATGGACAAAAATTCTATGGAGAAACTACGGGAGGCTTCTGCAGCCGAAGCTGAGGCAGCTAGTGCTGTTTGGCAAGCTGTGCAGGCAACATCTGCCACTCCTGCTGAAGAAACTTCTGTTTCGGATGATAACTCACATGTTGCAGAAACATTGTCTGATGGTAGTGACACTGAGGCAGATGTTCGCCTTCATCACCGAGCT GTTGTCGTTGCCAAAGAGGCTGTAGGTAACCTGGGTGGGATGGTAAGACAGTTGTCTTTGGATCAATTTGAAAATGAGAGTAGACGAATGATTCCAATGAATAACGACTTATCACATCCTAACAAAAAGTTCACCAGGCAGAAGTCTCCACAGGGCCTACATAAGAAG ATTATATCTACATTGCTGAGACCTCGGAACTGGAAAGCTCCTGTGAATAGGAAGTTTTTCTTGGATTCTTATGAAGTGGGAGAACTTTGTTATGCTGCTGAGCAGATCTTTATGCAGGAGCCAACAGTTCTTCAGCTGAAAGCCCCTGTTAAAGTATTTGGCGATCTTCATGGACAGTTTGGTGATTTAATGCGCTTATTTGATGAATACGGATTTCCATCTGCTGCGGGAGACATAAC GTATATTGACTACTTGTTTTTGGGGGATTATGTTGATCGAGGACAGCACAGCTTGGAGACCATAACTTTGCTCCTTGCACTTAAG ATTGAGTATCCTGACAATGTTCACTTAATACGTGGAAACCATGAGGCAGCTGATATCAATGCACTTTTTGGTTTTCGTATTGAATGCATTGAGCGAATG GGAGAGAATGACGGAATATGGGCATGGACACGGTTCAATCAACTTTTCAACTATCTCCCACTTGCTGCactaattgaaaagaaaattatttgtatGCATGGAGGCATTGGAAGATCTATAACTTCAGTAGAACAGATTGAGAAGCTTGAAAGACCCATTACAATGGATGCTGGGTCTATAATCTTAATGGATCTGCTGTG GTCTGATCCTACAGAAAACGATAGTGTAGAGGGCTTGAGACCAAATGCCAGAGGGCCTGGTCTTGTCACATTCGGG CCTGATCGTGTCACGGATTTTTGTAAGAGAAACAAATTACAACTTATTATAAGAGCTCATGAATGTGTTATGGATGGGTTTGAAAGATTTGCCCAGGGACAATTGATCACCCTCTTTTCTGCAACTAACTATTGTG GGACGGCAAACAATGCTGGTGCTATACTGGTTGTTGGCAGAGGCTTGGTTGTGGTTCCAAAATTAATTCATCCTTTGCCACCTCCTCTTCAGTCACCGGAGACATCTCCGGAACGGGTCATAGAGGACACGTGGATGCAG GAGCTAAACATTCAAAGACCGCCAACTCCTACACGTGGCCGACCACAGCCTGATCTTGATCGGAACTCACTTGCATATATATAG
- the LOC18766550 gene encoding nodulin homeobox, which produces MRHAKEEPSCSGAQVIDLVSAVKELHGLNSQELNKLLKESDNFTIHYVTEKGSILKKIDAEKLAGFLPLHLIAVLMSSDRDEALFRYLSCGIRLLHSLCDLAPRHAKLEQVLLDDVKVSEQLLDLVFYILIVFGGYEQKNHSFGGAPLMYSALVACSLHLLTGCISSQWQDLVQVLLAHPKVDIFMDAAFGAVSVSIKFLNIKLSAQHDEFCTKSSLTTEQIVHSLCQQCEASLQFLQLMCQQKLFRERLLRNKELSGKGGVLFLAQAILKLNAVPQFAASARVVAAVSRLKARILSILLNLSEADSISYLDEVANSPGSLDLAKSVALEILDLLKTAIGKDPKCFAACSDRSYPMGLLQLNAMRLADIFSDDSNFRSYITVYFTKVLTAIFSLPHGDFLTSWCSSEHPEKEEDGSIEYDSFATAGWVLDVFSSIDLQNSPTLECTVTPISVTQASYSHQRTALFVKIIANLHCFIPTICEEQERNLFVNKFLECLQMDLSNSLPGFSFASDTPKPATVCRNLRSLLSHAESLIPNFLNEEDVQLLRVFSKQLQALITSTEFEENRVQEKKHEESIYRDKFAKLNISDHHQEAQSTGGCSPPLLSKQPPNLNNRSGNLEEMSENSAFQDVDQVDANSEHMDQGNDVMREDKGISGGSASGRFGAIDLDAHNVETSGSDTSSTRGKNAVDQMENSEFPKPSAHIKESGYGGTAEDEKVETVQCEEKQRRKRKRTIMNDTQVELIERALLDEPDMQRNAASIQSWAEKLSFHGSEVTCPQLKNWLNNRKARLARTAKDVRPAPEADNALQDKQGGRGLRSNNSPDTAGGDASSQLNVRRDPQIMLRTGIREISETNVAEAAAPRGPAEFDLCKQGDSIGLMGANGEEIGRGKVFQVRGQWYGRNLEELRAYVVDVKDLKARRATRLPHPSVATGVSFEEAETKIGVMRVLWDSNMTFTLRPKRAM; this is translated from the exons ATGAGACATGCTAAGGAAGAGCCGTCATGTAGTGGTGCACAA GTTATTGACTTAGTTTCAGCAGTGAAGGAGTTACATGGGCTTAACTCTCAGGAACTTAATAAATTACTGAAGGAATCTGATAATTTTACTATTCACTATGTTACTGAAAAAGGATCAATATTGAAAAAG ATCGATGCAGAAAAGCTTGCAGGCTTTCTTCCTCTGCACCTTATTGCAGTGCTTATGTCTTCTGACAGAGACGAAGCTCTGTTCAGATACCTATCATGCGGCATTAGGCTCTTGCACTCCTTGTGTGATTTAGCACCTCGACATGCCAAACTTGAACAG GTTCTGCTAGATGATGTAAAAGTGTCAGAACAGCTGCTTGACCTGGTGTTTTATATACTAATCGTTTTTGGTGGTTATGAACAG AAAAATCACAGTTTTGGTGGGGCACCCCTGATGTATTCTGCACTGGTTGCGTGCAGTTTACATCTACTAACAGGTTGTATATCTTCGCAATGGCAAGATCTTGTTCAAGTATTGCTTGCACATCCTAAG GTTGACATATTTATGGATGCAGCTTTTGGAGCAGTTTCTGTTTCCATTAAGTTTCTGAATATCAAGCTGTCAGCTCAACATGATGAGTTCTGTACAAAATCAAGTTTGACTACCGAACAAATAGTGCACTCTCTATGCCAGCAATGCGAAGCCTCTTTACAGTTTCTTCAATTGATGTGCCAGCAAAAATTGTTTCGGGAACGGTTACTCAGGAATAAG GAATTATCTGGAAAGGGTGGTGTTCTATTTTTGGCTCAAGCCATCTTGAAGCTAAACGCCGTGCCTCAGTTTGCAGCATCTGCTAGAGTTGTGGCTGCTGTATCTAGGCTGAAAGCTAGAATACTTTCAATT CTGTTGAATCTGAGTGAAGCAGACAGCATTTCTTACCTGGACGAAGTTGCCAACTCGCCAGGAAGCCTGGATTTGGCAAAGTCAGTCGCATTGGAG ATTCTTGACTTATTGAAGACTGCTATTGGCAAAGATCCCAAATGTTTTGCTGCCTGTTCTGATAGAAGTTACCCAATGGGGCTTTTGCAACTCAATGCAATGCGCCTAGCTGATATATTTTCCGAtgattcaaattttagatcTTACATTACAGTATATTTT ACTAAAGTGCTGACTGCAATATTTTCGCTCCCTCATGGAGATTTTTTAACCAGTTGGTGTTCTTCTGAACACcctgaaaaggaagaagatggcaGTATTGAGTATGATTCATTTGCAACAGCTGGGTGGGTTTTGGATGTATTTTCATCAATTGACCTACAAAATTCACCAACTTTAGAATGTACTGTTACTCCCATTAGTGTGACCCAGGCTTCCTACTCACATCAGAGAACAGCAttatttgtgaaaataattgcaAATCTCCATTGTTTTATTCCCACTATCTGTGAAG AACAGGAGAGGAACCTTTTTGTTAACAAGTTTCTGGAGTGCTTGCAAATGGATCTATCTAACTCGTTGCCTGGATTTTCCTTTGCTTCTGATACTCCGAAACCTGCGACTGTTTGCAGAAATCTAC GCTCGTTGCTAAGTCATGCAGAATCAttaattcctaattttttgaACGAGGAGGACGTACAGCTCCTAAG GGTTTTCTCTAAGCAATTACAAGCATTGATCACTTCGActgaatttgaagaaaaccGAGTTCAG GAGAAGAAACACGAGGAGTCAATATATAGGGATAAATTTGCTAAACTCAACATCAGTGATCATCATCAG GAGGCTCAGAGTACTGGAGGATGCTCGCCACCTTTATTGAGTAAACAACCTCCTAATCTTAATAATAGAAGTGGTAATCTAGAGGAAATGTCTGAGAATTCTGCTTTTCAAGACGTGGACCAAGTTGATGCAAACAGTGAGCATATGGATCAGGGGAATGATGTAATGAGGGAAGACAAAGGTATATCTGGTGGGAGTGCATCTGGACGTTTTGGAGCCATCGACCTAGATGCTCATAATGTTGAAACCAGTGGTTCAGACACAAGCTCAACAAGAGGGAAAAATGCTGTAGATCAGATGGAAAACAGTGAATTCCCAAAGCCGAGTGCACACATAAAAGAAAGTGGATATGGGGGAACCGCAGAGGATGAAAAGGTTGAAACTGTTCAGTGTGAGGAAAAGCAGCGAAGGAAACGGAAACGAACAATAATGAATGATACACAGGTGGAACTTATTGAGAGAGCCCTATTAGATGAACCTGATATGCAGCGAAATGCAGCCTCAATACAATCATGGGCTGAGAAATTAAGTTTTCAT GGTTCCGAGGTTACATGTCCACAGCTTAAAAATTG GTTAAACAATCGAAAAGCGAGGCTAGCCCGCACAGCTAAGGATGTTCGTCCAGCACCTGAGGCTGACAATGCGTTGCAAGACAAGCAAGGTGGGCGAGGACTAAGGTCCAACAACTCACCTGATACCGCTGGTGGAGATGCTTCCAGCCAACTAAATGTGAGGAGAGATCCTCAAATCATGTTGAGAACTGGTATCAGGGAGATCTCTGAGACTAACGTGGCAGAAGCCGCTGCCCCCCGTGGTCCTGCAGAATTTGATCTGTGCAAGCAAGGCGACTCCATCGGCCTCATGGGTGCAAATGGAGAGGAGATTGGGAGAGGAAAGGTGTTTCAGGTGCGTGGCCAATGGTATGGAAGAAACTTGGAGGAGTTGAGGGCATACGTTGTGGATGTTAAAGACCTAAAAGCTAGAAGAGCAACGAGGCTTCCGCACCCGTCTGTAGCCACAGGTGTCTCATTTGAGGAGGCTGAAACAAAGATTGGCGTAATGAGAGTGTTATGGGATTCAAACATGACTTTCACATTGCGTCCTAAACGAGCAATGTAA